The segment CCGACCCCAGCCGACGGCCAACGTGTACTGGTCGACCGCCTCTGGCCACGCAACTGCCGCAAGGAAAGCCTGAAGCTGGACGAGTGGCGGCGCGAGGTCGCACCTTCGACGGCGCTGCGCCAGGCATTCAAGACCGGTGCGTTGAGCTTTGACGAGTTTCGCCAGCGCTATCGCAGCGAACTCGCGGCGCATCCGGAGCATTGGTGGGCGCTGCTGGAGCCGGCGGAAACGGGCGTGCTGACGCTGGTCTATGCGGCACGCGACGAGCAGTTGAACAACGCGCAGGTGCTGGCCGAATGGCTGGAAGAGGCGCTCGAGCGCCGCGACGCACCCAGCTCGCCGACCTGCCTGGCTGGCAAGTCGTAGAGCGCGCCGGGTAACCCGAGCGTTTGCAGCGAAGGGATTCAGCGACGGTTGACGATCTGCGCGGCGCGAATCACATCGGCACCGATCTCGGCCTCGTAGGCCTGCCACAGCGGCAGCATCTTCTCGCGCCAGGCCTGGCGCTCGGCATCGCTGAGGCTGATCAGCTTGCTGCTGCCGCTGGCCAGAATGCGCTCGCGGTCGCGCTGGTTGAGCGCCTCGGCTTCGCGATTCACCATCTGCGTGACCTCCAGAATGATGCCCTCCAGCTCGGAGCGTACGGCGAAGGGCACACTGCGCCAGAACTCGGAATTGGTCACCAGCATGTAGGCCAAGACGCCATGGTTGCTCTCGGTGATATAGGGCTGGACCTTGTGCATGTTCTGGCTGGCGATGTTCGACCAGGGGTTCTCCGCGCCCTGCACCGTGCCGCTCTGCAGGGCCTTGAACACCTCGGCGAAGGGCAACCGCACCGGCTTGGCGCCGACGGCTTCGAACTGCGCCTCGAGCACCTTCGACGGCTGTACGCGGAAGGCCAGCCCGGCGGCATCGCCCGGCAGGTGCAGCGGCTTGGACGCCGAGAGCTGCTTGAGGCCGTTGTTCCAGTAGGCCAGCCCGTAGATGCCGTGCGATGCCATCGAACGCAGCAGTTCACGGCTCTTCTCGCGCTTCTGGAAGCGGTCCACCGCCGCCTGGTCGTCGAACATGAACGGCAGGTCGAACACCTGCAGCTGCTTGGTGTACTTGTCGAACTTCGACAGCGAGGGCGCCAGCATCTGCACCTTGTTATCGAGCAGCGCCTGCATCTCGTCGGCGTCGCCGACCAGACTGGAGTTGGGATAGACCTCGACCTTTACCTGGCCGGGCAAGCGCTCGTGCACCAGCTTCTGGAACAGCAGCGCGCCCTTGCCCTTGGGCGTATCGTCGGCCACTACATGGGCGAACTTGATGACGATCGGCTGCCCCTCGGCCGCCATGGCCGGGCCGGCCAGAAGAGTGAATGCAGCGATGGCTGCCGTGACGCAGGACTTGAACATGTGGCCCCCGAGACAAAAAAAGCGGTTGCGCGCCTCGTGAGCACGCGTCGCATCGATGGTTTGGAAAGTGGGCTGCAGCGCCGAAGCGGGCACCCCTGACGGCGTGACGGGTCCAGGCAGCCGTGGCTGCCGGTCGGTCTTGTTGGAATGGTGTCGCACTGCGGCAGGTAGGCCGGCGCGCGAGCGCGGAATTCTTGGTGATCGCCCGGCAAAGGACAACGCTCGAAGGACGAACCAGCTCTCATTTCCGACAGTTTCACTTGGTCATGCCGGTCGAACTTCACCCGCGCGGCGGGCTTCTACTGTTGCAGCCTTCAAGCCACCACCCCGGGACTTCGCCATGAACCTGCCAGATCACCCCGGCCAGCGCGCCGACGTCGACTGCCTGATCGTCGGCGGCGGCCCAGCCGGCCTCACCGCCGCGCTCTATCTCGCGCGTTTCCGCCGCTCGTGCCGGGTCGTCGATGCCGGCTGCAGCCGCGCGGCGCTGATCCCCCGCTCGCACAACTACCCCGGCTTTCCGCCGGGCATCTCCGGCCGCGAGCTGCTGGCCCGCCTGCGCGAGCAGGCGCAGGGCTATGGCGCGCAGCTGCAGGACGGCCGGGTCGACTCGCTCGAGCGCCACGCACTGGGCTTTCGTGTCGGCTACGCCGGGCAAAGCTGCATCGCCCGCCGGGTGATCCTGGCCACCGGCATCGAGGACACCCTGCCGGAGATGCCCGATGCCCAGGCGGCGATTGCCCGCGGGGCGCTGCGCCTGTGTGCGATCTGCGACGGGTACGAGGTCGACGGCCATGACGTGGCGGTGTACGGCGACGCCGAATGCGCGATCGGCCACGCGGCGTTCCTGCGCACCTTCAGCGACCGCGTCACGGTGATCGCCCCGGGCGGCGACCGCGCGGCCCGCGACGCTGCGCTGGCGCTGGCGAACCACCACGACATCCACCTGCTGTTCGATGGCATCGAGCGGCTGCAACCCCGCGACGGCGGCATCGAGGTCACCACGCTGGCCGGCC is part of the Stutzerimonas balearica DSM 6083 genome and harbors:
- a CDS encoding DUF488 domain-containing protein — encoded protein: MIRCRRAYDPPTPADGQRVLVDRLWPRNCRKESLKLDEWRREVAPSTALRQAFKTGALSFDEFRQRYRSELAAHPEHWWALLEPAETGVLTLVYAARDEQLNNAQVLAEWLEEALERRDAPSSPTCLAGKS
- a CDS encoding TRAP transporter substrate-binding protein yields the protein MFKSCVTAAIAAFTLLAGPAMAAEGQPIVIKFAHVVADDTPKGKGALLFQKLVHERLPGQVKVEVYPNSSLVGDADEMQALLDNKVQMLAPSLSKFDKYTKQLQVFDLPFMFDDQAAVDRFQKREKSRELLRSMASHGIYGLAYWNNGLKQLSASKPLHLPGDAAGLAFRVQPSKVLEAQFEAVGAKPVRLPFAEVFKALQSGTVQGAENPWSNIASQNMHKVQPYITESNHGVLAYMLVTNSEFWRSVPFAVRSELEGIILEVTQMVNREAEALNQRDRERILASGSSKLISLSDAERQAWREKMLPLWQAYEAEIGADVIRAAQIVNRR
- a CDS encoding NAD(P)/FAD-dependent oxidoreductase, translated to MNLPDHPGQRADVDCLIVGGGPAGLTAALYLARFRRSCRVVDAGCSRAALIPRSHNYPGFPPGISGRELLARLREQAQGYGAQLQDGRVDSLERHALGFRVGYAGQSCIARRVILATGIEDTLPEMPDAQAAIARGALRLCAICDGYEVDGHDVAVYGDAECAIGHAAFLRTFSDRVTVIAPGGDRAARDAALALANHHDIHLLFDGIERLQPRDGGIEVTTLAGQVHRFDILYPCLGARFRSDLALGIGVACDDSGAVLVDAHQQTSVPGLYALGDVVPGLKQMSVAVGHAAQGATAVHNSLEANPWGGSAASR